One part of the Arabidopsis thaliana chromosome 1 sequence genome encodes these proteins:
- a CDS encoding ECA1 gametogenesis related family protein (ECA1 gametogenesis related family protein; LOCATED IN: endomembrane system; EXPRESSED IN: petal, leaf whorl, sepal, flower; EXPRESSED DURING: 4 anthesis, petal differentiation and expansion stage; BEST Arabidopsis thaliana protein match is: hydroxyproline-rich glycoprotein family protein (TAIR:AT3G50570.1); Has 7891 Blast hits to 2246 proteins in 385 species: Archae - 0; Bacteria - 2651; Metazoa - 2792; Fungi - 510; Plants - 409; Viruses - 97; Other Eukaryotes - 1432 (source: NCBI BLink).) — MSSFILATTLLMALICFVSLPISTVGLQKKPWPKPSELVAGRHHGKGYSRLGDSKIGWGTSSLSDSKAPLSPPVLLPGFPSIPWLPNIPGIPIIPSLPNIPSLPTIPEIPNIPRIPNIPGLPNIPGLPNLPSIPRIPGLPPLPWVKSEVVSKSAKVENCLTKDGSKTSKKSFSKILSSWEKKDYFTLMDEECCEIVVNMDKKCNSHVQMLFKSPFFVPLLRYSCHIKHTKD; from the coding sequence ATGAGTAGCTTCATTTTAGCAACAACACTCCTTATGGCTCTGATATGCTTCGTCTCTCTCCCGATTTCAACCGTTGGATTACAAAAGAAACCGTGGCCTAAGCCGTCAGAATTAGTGGCAGGCCGCCACCACGGCAAAGGCTATAGCCGCCTTGGAGACTCCAAGATTGGTTGGGGTACCTCTTCCCTATCAGACTCTAAAGCACCTCTATCGCCCCCCGTATTGCTACCGGGGTTTCCTAGCATCCCATGGCTTCCTAACATCCCAGGAATTCCCATCATCCCGAGTCTTCCCAATATCCCGAGTCTTCCCACCATCCCTGAAATACCAAACATTCCGAGGATTCCTAACATCCCGGGGCTTCCTAACATTCCGGGCCTACCTAACCTCCCGAGCATTCCTAGAATCCCGGGACTTCCTCCTCTACCGTGGGTCAAGTCAGAAGTTGTGTCGAAATCGGCTAAAGTGGAGAACTGCTTGACGAAAGATGGATCAAAGACCTCAAAGAAAtccttttcaaaaatattgtcTAGCTGGgaaaagaaagattatttCACATTAATGGACGAGGAATGCTGCGAGATCGTTGTGAATATGGACAAGAAGTGCAATAGCCACGTTCAAATGTTGTTCAAGAGCCCATTctttgttcctcttcttcgaTACTCGTGTCACATCAAGCACACCAAAGACTAA